A stretch of the Lolium perenne isolate Kyuss_39 chromosome 3, Kyuss_2.0, whole genome shotgun sequence genome encodes the following:
- the LOC139838266 gene encoding uncharacterized protein, producing MEAAAQDEEHMLILPCMSGLYAEKAIGRRGGSAPGSRKCKPRQWMEGYCMLYADYFADNPLHGEAIFRHHFRMSRKLFLRIVYALREYDSYFRCKLDCTKDDGVFRPPKVHGGYADLWNMELW from the coding sequence ATGgaagccgccgcccaagacgaggagcacatgttGATCCTACCTTGCATGTCCGGCTTGTACGCCGAGAAGGCCATTGGTcgccgtggtgggtcggcaccaggtagCCGAAAGTGCAAGCCGAGGCAGTGGATGGAGGGCTATTGCAtgctctacgccgactacttcgccgacaatccattgcacggtgaggctATTTTTAGGCATCATTTCAGGATGAGCCGAAAGCTCTTCCTAAGAATTGTGTATGCCCTTCGAGAGTACGACTCCTATTTCAGATGCAAGTTGGATTGCACCAAAGATGACGGGGTTTTCCGCCCTCcaaaagtgcacggtggctatgcGGATCTTTGGAATATGGAGCTCTGGTGA
- the LOC127345642 gene encoding nascent polypeptide-associated complex subunit alpha-like protein 1 codes for MTAAELQAELLRAQLEEQKIEGDEPIIEDDDDDDEDDDDDEDDKDDDDVEGGDASGKSKQSRSEKKSRKAMQKLGMKAITGVSRVTVKKSKTVMFVISKPDVFKSPHSDTYVIFGEAKIEDMSNQLQTQAAEQFKAPGGRGGPSKGEPSVAAAQDDEDEDETGVDKKDIDLVMTQASVPRSRAVKALKAADGDIVSAIMELTN; via the exons ATGACGGCCGCCGAGCTGCAGGCGGAGCTGCTCCGCGCCCAGCTCGAGGAGCAGAAGATCGAG GGAGATGAGCCTATcattgaggatgatgatgacgatgatgaagatgatgatgacgacgaggatgataaagatgatgatgatgttgagG GAGGTGATGCTAGTGGAAAATCTAAGCAGAGCAGGAGTGAGAAGAAGAGCAGAAAAGCCATGCAGAAACTTGGCATGAAGGCCATCACTGGTGTGAGCCGTGTTACTGTCAAGAAGAGCAAGACT GTTATGTTTGTCATCTCCAAGCCAGATGTCTTCAAGAGCCCACACTCAGACACCTACGTCATTTTCGGGGAGGCCAAGATCGAGGACATGAGCAACCAGCTGCAGACTCAAGCCGCGGAGCAGTTCAAGGCGCCAGGTGGGAGAGGTGGCCCCTCAAAGGGCGAGCCTTCTGTGGCAGCGGCCCAGGACGACGAGGATGAAGACGAGACTGGCGTGGACAAGAAGGACATCGATCTCGTGATGACGCAGGCCTCCGTGCCAAGATCCAGGGCCGTGAAGGCGCTCAAGGCTGCCGATGGCGACATTGTCAGTGCCATCATGGAGCTGACCAACTAG
- the LOC139838635 gene encoding nascent polypeptide-associated complex subunit alpha-like protein 1 → MKKSRKAMQKLGMKAITGVSRVTVKKSKTVMFVISKPDVFKSPHSDTYNIFGEAKIEDMSNQLQTQAAEQFKAPGGRGGPSKGEPSVAAAQDDEDEDETGVDKKDIDLVMTQASVSRSRAVKALKAADGDIVSAIMELTN, encoded by the exons ATGAAGAAGAGCAGAAAAGCCATGCAGAAACTTGGTATGAAGGCCATCACTGGTGTGAGCCGTGTTACTGTCAAGAAGAGCAAGACC GTTATGTTTGTCATCTCCAAGCCAGATGTCTTCAAGAGCCCACACTCAGACACCTACAACATTTTCGGGGAGGCCAAGATCGAGGACATGAGCAACCAGCTGCAGACTCAAGCCGCGGAGCAGTTCAAGGCGCCAGGTGGGAGAGGTGGCCCCTCAAAGGGCGAGCCTTCTGTGGCAGCGGCCCAGGACGACGAGGATGAAGACGAGACTGGCGTGGACAAGAAGGACATCGATCTCGTGATGACGCAGGCCTCCGTGTCAAGATCCAGGGCCGTGAAGGCGCTCAAGGCTGCCGATGGCGACATTGTCAGTGCCATCATGGAGCTGACCAACTAG